In the genome of Croceimicrobium hydrocarbonivorans, one region contains:
- the yidD gene encoding membrane protein insertion efficiency factor YidD, with amino-acid sequence MDFIKKIISLPFILLVRIYQYLISPLTPGACRHTPTCSEYAVQAIRIWGPIKGSWLGIKRIAKCHPWGTSGYDPVPQKEKKE; translated from the coding sequence ATCGATTTTATCAAAAAGATAATCAGCTTGCCATTTATCCTTTTGGTACGAATCTATCAATACCTAATTTCGCCGCTTACTCCCGGCGCCTGCCGCCATACTCCCACTTGTTCAGAATATGCCGTTCAAGCAATTCGAATTTGGGGGCCAATTAAAGGTAGCTGGCTGGGAATAAAAAGAATAGCAAAATGTCACCCTTGGGGCACTTCGGGCTACGACCCGGTTCCCCAGAAAGAAAAAAAAGAATGA
- a CDS encoding TolB family protein produces MKVKIWTSAFLSGIILSACQGPTTPTEHDHDHESDSTQTKDSTTTLLYEGEGHLANIRQLTDGGDNAEAYFSFDGKMAVFQSNFKDWDINCDQIFYFNIEGDDLMSKRPPMISTGMGRTTCSYFLPGDSTIVYASTHLGAEACPPEPGHEEGYVWPIYADYDIFVADLKGNILDTLTSSPGYDAEPTVSPKGDRIVFTSTRTGDLELWTMKLDGSDKKQVTSGLGYDGGAFFSPDGTKLVFRASRPQGEEAEAEYKGLLDRGLVKPSNMELYVCNVDGSDLQQVTKLGNANWAPFFHPSGEKIIFSSNHKTKRGFPFNLFMVNVDGSGLEQITFDEQFDAFPMFSPDGSKLIFSSNRNNGGTRNTNLFIADWVE; encoded by the coding sequence ATGAAAGTAAAAATCTGGACTAGTGCCTTTTTGAGCGGCATAATCCTCAGTGCTTGTCAGGGTCCTACTACCCCTACCGAACATGACCATGATCATGAAAGCGACAGCACTCAAACTAAAGACAGTACCACTACCCTTCTTTATGAAGGAGAAGGTCATTTAGCAAACATCCGCCAACTCACGGATGGTGGTGACAATGCTGAAGCCTATTTCAGTTTTGATGGAAAAATGGCTGTTTTCCAAAGCAATTTTAAAGATTGGGATATAAACTGCGACCAAATCTTTTACTTCAATATTGAGGGTGATGATTTGATGAGCAAACGTCCACCAATGATTAGCACCGGAATGGGCCGAACTACTTGCTCGTATTTCCTGCCAGGAGACAGCACTATTGTTTATGCTTCAACCCACTTAGGTGCTGAGGCCTGTCCTCCAGAACCCGGTCATGAAGAAGGTTATGTATGGCCCATTTATGCCGATTACGACATCTTCGTGGCGGATTTAAAAGGCAATATCCTAGATACCTTAACTAGCTCTCCAGGCTACGATGCCGAACCTACTGTGAGCCCCAAAGGTGATCGCATTGTTTTTACATCTACTCGTACTGGCGACTTAGAACTATGGACCATGAAATTAGATGGCTCTGATAAAAAGCAAGTAACCAGCGGCTTAGGCTATGATGGCGGTGCCTTTTTCTCACCAGATGGAACAAAATTGGTTTTCCGTGCATCTCGCCCACAAGGTGAAGAGGCCGAAGCAGAATACAAAGGCCTATTAGATCGCGGATTGGTAAAACCTTCTAATATGGAGCTCTATGTTTGTAATGTGGATGGAAGTGATTTACAGCAAGTAACCAAATTAGGAAATGCCAATTGGGCGCCTTTCTTCCACCCCAGCGGTGAAAAAATTATTTTCAGTTCCAATCACAAAACCAAGCGAGGCTTTCCCTTTAACCTTTTCATGGTTAATGTGGATGGAAGTGGCTTAGAGCAAATCACTTTTGACGAACAATTTGATGCTTTCCCAATGTTCAGCCCTGATGGAAGCAAATTGATCTTCTCCTCGAACCGCAATAATGGTGGTACCCGAAATACCAATCTGTTTATAGCCGATTGGGTGGAATAA
- the map gene encoding type I methionyl aminopeptidase, producing MIHLRTPAEIEKLRAAALVVSRTLGMLAKEVGPGVKPSDLDRKAEEYILSQGAKPGFKGLYGCPSTLLISKNETVVHGLPTDIPLEDGDVVSIDCGALLDGYYGDHAYTFEVGDVAPDIKKLLDVTRESLYLGIDEFRPGRRVGDIGFAIQKHAEDHGFGVVRDLVGHGIGTKLHEDPQVPNFGKRGRGKALKNGMVLAIEPMITMGTFRVKQLPDGWTINTVDGKPAAHFEHDVALVDGEPQILSTFDYIYEVLGINPEL from the coding sequence ATGATTCATTTAAGAACTCCGGCCGAAATTGAAAAACTGCGTGCAGCAGCTTTAGTGGTAAGTCGAACCTTAGGAATGCTGGCCAAAGAAGTAGGGCCTGGTGTTAAACCTTCAGACCTCGATCGTAAGGCCGAAGAATATATTTTATCTCAAGGCGCCAAGCCCGGTTTTAAAGGGCTTTATGGTTGCCCGAGTACGCTGTTAATTTCCAAAAATGAAACCGTGGTTCATGGTTTACCAACCGATATTCCTTTGGAAGATGGAGATGTGGTAAGCATAGATTGTGGAGCATTGTTAGATGGATATTATGGCGATCATGCCTACACCTTTGAGGTAGGGGATGTGGCTCCTGATATCAAGAAGCTCTTAGATGTTACTCGCGAAAGCTTGTATTTGGGAATTGATGAATTTAGACCCGGCCGCAGAGTTGGGGATATTGGATTTGCTATTCAAAAGCATGCCGAAGACCACGGATTTGGGGTGGTTCGCGATTTAGTAGGACATGGTATCGGAACGAAGCTTCATGAAGATCCCCAAGTGCCAAACTTTGGCAAGCGCGGGAGGGGCAAGGCCCTGAAGAATGGAATGGTTCTGGCTATTGAGCCGATGATCACCATGGGTACTTTTCGCGTAAAGCAATTGCCCGACGGTTGGACCATTAATACCGTAGATGGCAAGCCAGCAGCTCACTTCGAGCATGATGTGGCTTTGGTGGATGGAGAGCCCCAAATTTTATCGACTTTTGATTACATCTATGAGGTGCTGGGCATAAACCCTGAACTATGA
- a CDS encoding BT0820 family HAD-type phosphatase, whose amino-acid sequence MITDESKILAIDFDGTIVDDAYPAIGKAKPFAFETLKMLQKDGHRLILWTYRYGRKLQEAVDFCKENGVEFYAVNKSYPEEAYDEKEASRKIHADLFVDDRNLQGFPGWGVVYQIISGNEEEPANNRPRKNSKKRFFRF is encoded by the coding sequence ATGATTACTGACGAATCGAAGATTTTAGCCATCGATTTTGATGGGACTATTGTAGATGATGCATATCCGGCCATTGGGAAGGCCAAACCCTTTGCATTTGAAACTTTAAAGATGCTACAGAAAGATGGGCATCGCCTTATTTTATGGACCTATCGATATGGTCGCAAGCTTCAGGAAGCGGTGGACTTTTGCAAAGAAAATGGGGTAGAGTTTTACGCCGTAAACAAGAGTTATCCCGAAGAGGCCTACGATGAGAAGGAGGCTAGTCGTAAGATTCATGCAGATTTGTTTGTGGATGATCGCAATTTGCAAGGATTCCCTGGATGGGGGGTGGTTTATCAAATTATTAGCGGGAATGAGGAGGAACCAGCTAATAACCGTCCACGTAAGAACTCCAAGAAAAGATTTTTCAGATTTTAG
- the elbB gene encoding isoprenoid biosynthesis glyoxalase ElbB: MKIGVLLHGSGVYDGTEIHEAVLSLLAIAEAGHEYQCIAPNVKQHHVVNHLDGSEMDQERNVLIESARIARGEVMDLADFDPSEIDALFMPGGFGTAKNLTKWAFEGPEGSILPEVKALVLNMIENQKPIAALCMSPTTLAKALEGTHYHAHLSVGSTVEASPYDIAAISGGMESIGVEAQSKTVDEVSVDTELKIVCAPCYMMEASILEVRANIQQALAALIELA, from the coding sequence ATGAAGATAGGCGTACTCTTGCATGGCTCTGGAGTTTACGATGGAACTGAAATACATGAAGCAGTTCTTAGTCTCCTGGCCATAGCCGAAGCAGGGCATGAATACCAATGTATTGCCCCAAATGTAAAGCAACATCATGTGGTCAATCATCTCGATGGTTCCGAAATGGACCAAGAACGAAATGTATTGATTGAGTCGGCTCGAATTGCCAGAGGGGAAGTAATGGATCTGGCTGACTTTGATCCTTCTGAGATAGATGCCTTATTTATGCCCGGTGGCTTTGGTACAGCTAAAAATCTCACTAAATGGGCTTTTGAAGGCCCGGAGGGAAGTATCCTACCAGAGGTCAAAGCCTTAGTGCTCAATATGATTGAAAACCAGAAGCCAATCGCGGCTTTGTGTATGAGTCCTACTACCCTAGCCAAGGCCTTGGAGGGCACACATTATCATGCTCATCTCAGTGTGGGAAGCACTGTAGAGGCTTCTCCCTATGATATAGCGGCCATTTCCGGTGGCATGGAAAGCATTGGAGTGGAGGCGCAGTCAAAAACAGTAGACGAAGTAAGTGTAGATACTGAGCTTAAAATTGTTTGTGCGCCATGCTATATGATGGAAGCCAGTATCCTCGAAGTTCGTGCGAATATCCAGCAAGCCCTGGCGGCTCTTATAGAACTGGCTTAA
- a CDS encoding VOC family protein — MKKVTGIGGIFFKSKDPESLKAWYQKHLGFSTDPYGVKFDWKDDSEAENGYTLWSPFPETTDYFKPSQKDFMINFRVDDLEALVAELKKDGVELIDEIATYDYGKFVHLLDPEGHSIELWEPIN, encoded by the coding sequence ATGAAAAAAGTAACTGGCATTGGCGGCATCTTCTTTAAAAGTAAAGATCCCGAAAGTTTAAAGGCTTGGTATCAGAAACATTTAGGCTTCAGTACCGATCCATACGGAGTTAAATTCGACTGGAAAGATGATAGTGAAGCTGAAAACGGCTATACCCTATGGAGTCCCTTCCCTGAAACTACCGATTACTTTAAACCCTCTCAGAAAGATTTCATGATCAACTTCAGAGTGGACGATCTGGAAGCCCTGGTGGCGGAACTCAAGAAAGATGGGGTAGAATTAATCGACGAAATTGCCACATATGATTACGGTAAATTCGTGCATCTACTCGATCCAGAAGGTCATAGCATTGAGCTTTGGGAACCAATCAACTAA
- a CDS encoding class I SAM-dependent methyltransferase has product MIKSLFKFALNTIPRPMLIRLSYAAAPILALFYKGDRFEDPIDGRKYRKLLPYGYKGRQRENALAPASLSLERHRLLWLYLQRESKFFDSKQSMLHVAPEQCFYGRFRKMKNLDYLTADLDSPIADVKMDIHDIQYEDNHFDVIFCNHVLEHVTDDRQCMRELCRVLKPGGLAIMQVPFKAGQEVTDEDPTITDPEERIRRFGQYDHVRQYGADYPKRLAEEGFKVEAYKVREAFSPEEIKRFALMDGEVLYVCSK; this is encoded by the coding sequence ATGATTAAATCGCTTTTTAAGTTCGCCCTGAACACAATTCCGCGACCGATGCTAATCCGTTTGAGCTATGCGGCCGCTCCGATCTTAGCTCTGTTTTATAAGGGCGATCGCTTTGAAGACCCTATCGATGGTCGCAAGTATCGCAAGCTTTTACCTTATGGTTATAAAGGTCGTCAGCGAGAAAATGCCTTGGCTCCAGCTTCATTGTCATTGGAACGCCATCGTTTACTTTGGTTGTACTTACAGCGCGAAAGCAAGTTTTTTGATTCCAAGCAAAGCATGTTGCATGTTGCGCCAGAACAGTGTTTCTATGGTCGCTTTCGCAAGATGAAGAACCTGGATTACCTAACGGCTGATTTAGATTCTCCTATCGCAGATGTGAAGATGGATATTCATGATATCCAATATGAGGATAATCATTTTGATGTGATTTTCTGTAACCATGTTTTAGAGCATGTAACCGATGATCGTCAATGTATGCGCGAGCTTTGTCGGGTATTGAAGCCTGGTGGCTTGGCGATCATGCAAGTGCCTTTCAAAGCAGGTCAGGAAGTGACGGATGAAGATCCTACAATTACCGATCCTGAGGAAAGAATCCGTCGTTTTGGTCAATATGATCACGTACGTCAATATGGAGCCGATTATCCTAAGCGATTAGCTGAGGAAGGTTTTAAGGTGGAGGCCTATAAAGTTCGTGAAGCCTTTAGTCCGGAAGAAATTAAGCGCTTTGCCCTTATGGACGGGGAGGTACTTTACGTTTGTTCGAAGTAA
- the gpmI gene encoding 2,3-bisphosphoglycerate-independent phosphoglycerate mutase: MSNSPKAALIILDGWGIAKNLEVSAIDKAQTPFVDSLYHQYPNTRLQASGLAVGLPDGQMGNSEVGHMNLGAGRVVYQDLVKINMAVEDGSLAKEPVLVEALDYALNQKKKVHFIGLLSDGGVHSHIQHLKGLITAAADRGLQDIFVHTFTDGRDTDPKGGLGYMADLEQHLAKHGGAVASVVGRYFAMDRDKRWERVRKAYDLMVKGEGESFASAKACLESNYERGITDEFIEPGIINSNGLIAEDDVVICFNFRTDRGRQITMALNQQDFPEQEMKKLNLYYVTMTRYDDTFKGVKVIYEKDNLSDTLGEVISKAGKTQVRIAETEKYPHVTFFFSGGREAEYEGEHRLLISSPKVATYDLQPEMSAFEVRDAIIEDIESKSPDFICLNFANPDMVGHTGVMEAAIKACETVDQCAQAVVEAGLKKGYRFIILADHGNADCMRNEDGSPNTAHTTQPVPCFLIGNDVEKIKLHEGVLGDVAPTLLELLNIEKPQAMSGKSLIV, encoded by the coding sequence ATGAGCAATTCGCCAAAAGCGGCACTGATCATTTTAGATGGTTGGGGCATCGCTAAGAATCTTGAGGTATCCGCCATTGATAAGGCTCAAACTCCTTTTGTGGACTCACTTTACCATCAATATCCGAACACGCGTTTGCAGGCTTCCGGCTTGGCCGTTGGTTTACCAGATGGGCAAATGGGAAATAGTGAAGTTGGCCACATGAACCTGGGAGCCGGCCGCGTGGTGTATCAAGATTTGGTGAAAATTAATATGGCTGTTGAAGATGGCAGTTTAGCTAAGGAGCCCGTATTGGTGGAAGCTTTGGACTATGCTCTGAACCAGAAGAAAAAAGTGCATTTCATCGGTTTACTTTCAGATGGAGGGGTGCACTCCCATATCCAACATCTTAAAGGTTTGATAACCGCTGCGGCCGATCGCGGTTTGCAAGACATTTTTGTTCACACCTTTACAGATGGACGCGATACTGATCCGAAGGGAGGATTGGGCTATATGGCCGATTTGGAGCAGCATTTAGCCAAACATGGTGGGGCTGTGGCCTCAGTGGTTGGTCGTTATTTTGCCATGGACCGTGATAAAAGATGGGAGCGGGTGCGTAAGGCTTATGACCTTATGGTGAAAGGTGAAGGAGAATCTTTTGCCTCAGCTAAGGCCTGCTTGGAAAGCAATTATGAGCGTGGAATTACCGATGAGTTTATTGAGCCTGGAATCATCAATAGCAATGGCTTAATTGCTGAGGATGATGTGGTGATTTGCTTCAACTTCCGAACGGATCGCGGTCGACAAATTACCATGGCTTTAAATCAGCAAGATTTTCCGGAGCAGGAGATGAAAAAGCTGAATCTCTATTATGTGACCATGACCCGCTATGATGATACCTTCAAAGGGGTAAAGGTGATTTATGAAAAAGATAATTTAAGCGATACACTAGGTGAGGTGATTAGCAAAGCTGGGAAGACTCAGGTACGTATTGCTGAAACCGAAAAATATCCACACGTTACCTTCTTCTTTTCCGGAGGACGGGAAGCCGAATACGAAGGTGAGCACCGTTTGCTTATTTCATCGCCCAAGGTGGCAACCTATGACCTGCAGCCAGAGATGAGTGCCTTTGAGGTACGTGATGCGATCATTGAAGATATTGAAAGTAAGAGCCCTGATTTTATCTGCCTAAACTTTGCAAACCCCGATATGGTGGGGCATACCGGAGTGATGGAGGCGGCTATTAAGGCTTGTGAAACAGTAGATCAATGTGCTCAAGCGGTGGTTGAAGCCGGACTAAAGAAAGGCTATCGTTTCATCATATTGGCCGACCATGGTAATGCCGATTGCATGCGTAACGAAGATGGAAGTCCAAATACAGCGCATACCACACAGCCGGTACCATGCTTCCTGATTGGGAATGATGTAGAAAAGATTAAATTGCACGAAGGTGTTTTAGGCGATGTAGCGCCAACCCTTTTGGAACTGTTGAATATTGAGAAGCCGCAAGCAATGAGCGGTAAATCCTTAATTGTATGA
- the cysS gene encoding cysteine--tRNA ligase, whose product MALYEENDLYLYNSISRKKEKFNALNAPHLGLYVCGPTVYSEVHLGNCRTFISFDMVYRYLSHLGYKVRYVRNITDAGHLENDADEGEDKISQRARLEQLEPMEIVQNYTLNFHKVLEQFNNIPPSIEPTATGHIVEQIDMIQKIIDAGLAYEKNGSVYFNVAKYNESNNYGELSGRKIEELISGTRELDAQSEKDSPLDFAIWKKASPSHIMRWNSPWSAGFPGWHLECSVMSTKYLGEEFDIHGGGMDLKFPHHECEIAQNQASTGHKGPRYWMHGNMLTLNGQKMSKSTGNTLSPSELFSGDTDKLEKGFHPTVARFFMMQAHYGSQLDFSSDALEAAEKGYFRLMGAWNNLQKLSPGEGSDFKVKAWRESCYAAMNDDFNSPILISQLFEAARFINSRGEENSGLSADDLALLKNTFSIFVFDVLGLEDITHSNQGSGDKLDEVVQILLDLRTQARADRNFSLSDTIRDQLASVGIEVKDGKDGSTFSLKS is encoded by the coding sequence ATGGCCTTATACGAGGAAAACGACTTATACCTCTACAATTCCATAAGTCGAAAAAAGGAAAAGTTCAATGCCCTAAATGCACCTCACCTGGGTCTCTACGTTTGTGGACCCACTGTGTATAGCGAAGTTCACTTAGGGAATTGCCGCACCTTTATTTCCTTCGATATGGTCTACCGTTACCTAAGTCATTTGGGCTATAAGGTGCGCTATGTTCGAAACATCACCGATGCCGGCCACCTCGAAAATGATGCGGATGAAGGTGAAGACAAAATCAGTCAGCGTGCTCGACTAGAGCAATTAGAACCCATGGAAATAGTTCAGAACTACACGCTGAATTTCCATAAGGTTTTGGAGCAATTCAACAATATTCCTCCATCCATTGAGCCAACTGCTACCGGTCATATCGTTGAACAAATCGATATGATTCAAAAAATCATTGATGCTGGTTTAGCCTATGAAAAAAACGGATCCGTTTACTTCAATGTGGCTAAGTACAATGAAAGCAATAACTACGGAGAACTCAGTGGTCGCAAGATTGAAGAATTAATCAGCGGCACTCGTGAACTCGATGCTCAAAGCGAAAAAGATAGTCCGTTGGATTTTGCCATTTGGAAAAAAGCCAGCCCCAGCCATATCATGCGCTGGAACTCTCCCTGGAGTGCCGGTTTCCCTGGTTGGCATTTAGAATGTTCCGTAATGAGCACTAAATACCTGGGCGAAGAATTCGACATTCATGGTGGTGGTATGGATTTAAAATTCCCACACCACGAGTGTGAGATTGCTCAGAACCAAGCCAGCACCGGCCATAAAGGACCACGCTACTGGATGCACGGCAATATGCTCACCCTTAATGGGCAAAAAATGAGCAAAAGCACCGGAAACACTTTGAGTCCGAGCGAGCTGTTCAGTGGCGATACCGATAAATTGGAGAAAGGCTTTCATCCTACTGTAGCCCGCTTCTTTATGATGCAGGCTCATTATGGATCGCAACTCGACTTTAGCAGCGATGCATTGGAAGCGGCTGAAAAGGGCTATTTCCGATTAATGGGAGCCTGGAATAATTTACAAAAGCTCAGTCCGGGTGAAGGATCTGACTTCAAGGTTAAAGCATGGCGAGAGTCTTGTTATGCTGCTATGAATGATGACTTCAACTCGCCCATTCTAATTTCCCAATTATTTGAAGCAGCTCGCTTCATTAATAGTCGTGGGGAAGAAAATAGTGGCTTGAGCGCAGATGATCTGGCATTACTCAAAAACACCTTTAGCATCTTTGTTTTTGATGTGCTAGGTTTAGAAGACATCACCCATAGCAATCAAGGTTCTGGCGACAAGCTCGATGAAGTAGTGCAAATTTTATTAGACCTCCGCACTCAAGCCCGTGCCGACCGTAATTTCAGCTTAAGCGATACCATTCGAGACCAATTGGCATCAGTTGGAATTGAAGTGAAGGACGGAAAAGACGGTAGTACCTTTAGCCTTAAATCTTAA
- the pepE gene encoding dipeptidase PepE — translation MKAYHSDSSKVLMISTSKIHGSDYMEYLLDEVEGFLGEAKELLFIPYARPGGISFDEYTKYPTKALAAKGIEVKGIHEFADPKEAIAKAQAIFVGGGNTFLLTKTLYELELIEALRAAVVKGIPYMGSSAGSNLTGLSIGTTNDMPIVYPPSFEALALVPFNINPHYLDPDPNSKHQGETRATRINEFHFQNSQAVIGLREGSWLRLEKGKLELKGPHSAVLFEAQKEMREIPQGDVSFLLG, via the coding sequence ATGAAAGCCTATCACTCCGATTCTTCCAAAGTTTTAATGATCTCTACCAGTAAAATACATGGCTCAGATTACATGGAATATCTGCTGGATGAGGTGGAGGGATTTTTGGGAGAGGCCAAGGAATTGTTATTCATTCCTTATGCTCGTCCCGGAGGAATCAGCTTTGATGAATATACCAAGTATCCCACCAAGGCTTTAGCCGCAAAGGGGATTGAGGTTAAGGGTATTCATGAGTTTGCGGATCCCAAAGAAGCCATTGCGAAAGCCCAAGCCATTTTTGTGGGCGGTGGTAATACATTCCTCCTTACTAAAACTCTATATGAATTAGAGCTTATCGAAGCCTTAAGAGCAGCGGTGGTTAAAGGGATTCCTTATATGGGAAGTAGCGCCGGAAGTAATTTAACAGGACTTAGCATTGGTACCACGAATGATATGCCGATCGTATATCCACCTAGCTTTGAAGCCCTGGCTTTAGTGCCCTTTAATATCAATCCACATTATTTAGATCCGGATCCGAACTCTAAACATCAGGGGGAAACCCGAGCCACTCGGATCAATGAGTTTCATTTTCAGAACTCTCAAGCAGTAATTGGCCTCCGTGAAGGATCTTGGTTGCGTTTGGAGAAAGGTAAGCTAGAGCTGAAGGGACCTCATTCGGCGGTCTTGTTTGAAGCGCAAAAGGAAATGCGCGAAATTCCGCAAGGTGATGTAAGCTTCTTATTAGGCTAA
- a CDS encoding DNA alkylation repair protein, with product MDVLHFIEGLQDLSDEGYRIKLAGFGIPNEHALGVRMPDIREYIKPFKGNAELALELFETDYHEAKLAAGLIFPAKELSREQADRFMEDLYSWDLVDQFCGSLFQKTSFARELPWLWAPLPGEFQRRAGLVMIASISMHHKKMPDSDLLEYLPLVKEFIEDDRNFVRKANSWVLRTLGKRSLWLNAQIQDYIQKEWQLGDSKYKFWAAKDAIKELQDPIILARLAKKSLSK from the coding sequence ATGGATGTTCTTCATTTTATTGAAGGTCTCCAAGATTTAAGCGATGAAGGATATCGCATTAAGTTAGCCGGATTCGGGATTCCAAATGAGCATGCACTGGGAGTGCGTATGCCTGATATTCGGGAATACATCAAGCCATTTAAAGGAAATGCTGAATTGGCCTTGGAACTCTTTGAAACGGACTACCATGAAGCGAAACTAGCCGCTGGACTAATCTTTCCTGCCAAGGAATTAAGCCGAGAGCAGGCTGATCGATTTATGGAAGACCTCTATAGCTGGGATCTGGTGGATCAATTTTGTGGATCATTATTTCAAAAGACAAGCTTTGCCCGCGAGCTACCTTGGTTGTGGGCTCCATTGCCGGGCGAGTTTCAAAGGAGAGCAGGACTGGTAATGATCGCCTCTATCAGCATGCATCATAAAAAAATGCCTGATTCGGACTTGCTCGAATATCTTCCTTTGGTGAAAGAGTTTATTGAAGATGATCGAAATTTTGTGCGAAAGGCAAACTCTTGGGTACTCAGAACATTAGGAAAGCGCAGTTTGTGGCTCAATGCCCAAATTCAGGATTACATTCAAAAGGAATGGCAATTGGGGGATTCTAAATATAAATTTTGGGCGGCCAAAGACGCCATTAAAGAATTGCAGGATCCCATAATACTGGCTCGCTTAGCAAAGAAGAGCTTGTCTAAATAG
- the folE gene encoding GTP cyclohydrolase I FolE, translated as MNTDNPINSHDEEGDLHISNSNIETPLKANAFEMDDATKIQVIQEHFEKIMDTLGLDLQDDSLKGTPKRVAKMFVQEIFGGLHPDRKPSASTFENKYQYGEMLVEKNIVVYSTCEHHFLPIVGRAHVAYISKGRVIGLSKMNRIVDYYAKRPQVQERMTKQIVAALQEALGTDDVACVIDAKHLCVNSRGIRDIESSTVTAEFGGAFKEEEKKRDFLDYINLDTHFGA; from the coding sequence GTGAACACTGATAACCCAATAAATTCCCACGACGAAGAAGGGGATTTACATATTTCAAACAGCAATATTGAAACTCCACTTAAAGCCAATGCCTTTGAGATGGATGATGCTACTAAAATTCAGGTGATCCAAGAGCATTTTGAAAAAATCATGGACACCCTGGGACTTGATCTTCAAGATGATAGTCTTAAAGGAACTCCTAAAAGGGTGGCGAAAATGTTTGTTCAGGAAATCTTTGGAGGACTGCATCCAGATCGAAAGCCCAGCGCCAGCACCTTTGAAAATAAGTATCAATACGGTGAAATGCTGGTGGAAAAGAACATTGTTGTTTATTCTACTTGCGAGCATCATTTCCTTCCGATTGTTGGACGAGCCCATGTGGCTTATATCTCCAAAGGCCGTGTAATTGGCCTCAGTAAGATGAACCGCATCGTAGATTATTACGCCAAACGTCCACAAGTGCAGGAGCGGATGACCAAGCAAATTGTTGCTGCCCTTCAAGAAGCACTGGGAACAGATGATGTTGCCTGTGTAATTGACGCTAAACACCTTTGTGTTAATTCACGTGGGATACGCGATATTGAAAGCAGTACCGTTACCGCTGAATTTGGTGGTGCTTTTAAAGAGGAAGAGAAAAAACGTGACTTCCTCGACTACATTAATTTAGACACACATTTCGGAGCCTAA